The following are encoded in a window of Rosa chinensis cultivar Old Blush chromosome 4, RchiOBHm-V2, whole genome shotgun sequence genomic DNA:
- the LOC112195911 gene encoding TNF receptor-associated factor homolog 1b, translating to MAGVSSEDSGVGRSTEGISSGQRCLSGEALAEWRSSEQVENGTPSTSPPYWDSDDDDDGGPKPSELYGKYTWKIEKFSQINKRELRSNAFEVGGYKWYILIYPQGCDVCNHLSLFLCVANHDKLLPGWSHFAQFTIAVVNKDPKKSKYSDTLHRFWKKEHDWGWKKFMELSKVLDGFIDADTLIIKAQVQVIREKADRPFRCLDCQYRRELVRVYLTNVEQICRRFVEERRSKLGKLIDDKARWSSFCSFWLGIEQNARRRMSREKMDAVLKVVVKHFFIEKEVTSTLVMDSLYSGLKALEGQTKCKKSKLKLLEAEESPAPIVRVEKDMFVLVDDVLKLLERAAVEPLPPKDEKGPQNRTKDGNSGEDFNKDSIERDERRLTELGRRTVEIFVLAHIFSNKIEVAYHESVALKRQEELIREEEAAWQAETDQKAKRGATEKEKKSKKKQAKQKRNNRKGKDKGREERPGVAIAEKQQELPIDELKDYTRDEEQPVVEKADTVEDVSDVSDSADGVAEVPQPDSEDRDASPVNWDTDTSEIHPPTGPSSSGISGLSSVQNGVSEKKSPSVMDDSSSTCSTDSVPSVVMNGPYKGNSFSNYKTQKSPSRGKQQRGKAAADGNSWPNELDNQPSGPVADAGNQNDVSGSSKVGEPESEPVVHSLQDRIKWLEQHVVKKEEEVVSLQKKLSIKDQVDVERPMKEKTPAVTSSPESPSKNVSLTGRPKLECQSSTVTDSIPLKRATSISIQQTDRVAPSTVSSQSNGMSNTDTQKAATARPAEKAMAQQVPVVSRPSSAPLVPGPRPPTSTVVSMVQTSPLLARSVSAAGRLGPDPSPATHSYVPQSYRNAILGNHVPSGSTGFTHTNSHSSTVKPSPSYSQPPALVSTPMFIPQSPEVMDTNTVNSGFPFGMVTRDVLHNGPQWMESSQRESSKGMNYDHSSLLNDQSFDFYQPLHGGQREQFSTELPACTSGRQTQGVSADDFPHIDIINDLLDDEHGFGGAIASSVFHSFNNGPNHLTRQFSYPGDLGTSSDMESATSSCRFERTRSYQDDGFQRGYTLGGHFESLREFTPQAGALPYVNGQIDGLIPNQWQMAGSDLSLQGMRNTENDGYPYYNPDYSNMACGVNGYTVFRPSNGQ from the exons ATGGCTGGGGTTTCTAGTGAGGATTCTGGGGTAGGAAGGTCTACAGAGGGGATTTCAAGTGGGCAGCGTTGCCTCTCTGGGGAGGCATTAGCAGAGTGGCGGTCATCTGAGCAGGTGGAAAATGGAACCCCATCTACTTCTCCCCCTTATTGGGATTCTGATGACGATGATGATGGTG GGCCAAAACCGTCCGAGCTATATGGAAAATATACCTGGAAGATTGAGAAATTTTCTCAGATTAACAAAAGGGAACTTCGTAGTAATGCATTTGAGGTTGGCGGTTACAAATG GTACATTTTAATCTACCCCCAAGGTTGCGATGTCTGCAATCATCTCTCCTTGTTTCTCTGTGTAGCTAATCATGACAAACTTCTTCCAG GTTGGAGTCATTTTGCGCAGTTTACCATAGCTGTGGTGAATAAAGATCCCAAGAAGTCAAAATACTCAG ACACATTACATCGGTTTTGGAAGAAAGAGCATGACTGGGGGTGGAAAAAATTTATGGAGCTTTCAAAAGTACTAGATGGGTTTATTGATGCTGACACTCTTATAATAAAGGCTCAAGTTCAAGTTATCAG AGAGAAAGCAGACCGGCCGTTTCGCTGCCTTGATTGTCAATATAGGAGAGAACTTGTTAGGGTATATTTGACAAATGTAGAGCAAATTTGCCGTCGTTTTGTGGAAGAGAGGAGAAGCAAACTTGGAAAGTTGATAGATGATAAAGCTAGATGGTCAAG CTTCTGCTCGTTCTGGTTGGGAATTGAACAAAATGCTAGGCGCCGTATGTCCAGGGAAAAGATGGATGCAGTTCTGAAAGTAGTGGTTAAGCacttttttattgaaaaagaagTCACATCTACGTTGGTAATGGATTCATTGTATAGTGGTTTAAAGGCTCTTGAAGGCCAAACTAAGTGCAAGAAAAGTAAGCTGAAATTATTGGAAGCTGAGGAAAGTCCAGCACCAATTGTTCGTGTGGAGAAAGATATGTTTGTATTGGTGGATGATGTCTTAAAGCTACTTGAGAGGGCTGCCGTTGAACCTTTACCTCCAAAAGATGAGAAGGGTCCTCAAAATCGTACTAAA GATGGAAATTCTGGAGAGGACTTCAATAAAGATTCGATTGAGCGAGATGAAAGACGTCTTACGGAATTGGGTCGTAGGACTGTGGAAATATTTGTCCTTGCTCATATTTTCAG CAATAAAATTGAAGTTGCCTATCATGAATCTGTTGCATTGAAGAGGCAAGAGGAGCTCATTCGTGAGgaagaagcagcatggcaggCGGAGACTGACCAGAAGGCAAAACGTGGAGCAACtgagaaggaaaagaagtcGAAGAAAAAACAG GCTAAACAGAAAAGGAATAACCGGAAGGGGAAGGACAAAGGGAGGGAAGAAAGGCCGGGCGTAGCAATAGCAGAGAAACAACAGGAACTCCCTATTGATGAACTAAAAGACTACACGAGGGATGAGGAGCAACCTGTGGTTGAAAAGGCAGATACTGTGGAAGATGTATCTGACGTGTCTGATTCAGCGGATGGTGTTGCTGAAGTACCTCAACCTGATTCTGAAGACAGAGATGCTAGTCCAGTCAATTGGGATACCGATACTTCAGAAATCCATCCTCCCACAGGACCCAGTAGCAGTGGAATCAGTGGTCTCTCATCCGTGCAAAATGGCGTATCAGAGAAAAAGAGCCCATCTGTGATGGATGATAGTTCCTCAACGTGTTCTACTGATTCAGTGCCATCAGTGGTAATGAATGGGCCATATAAAGGAAACTCCTTTTCTAattacaaaactcaaaaatcgCCTAGCAG GGGAAAACAGCAACGGGGTAAGGCAGCAGCTGATGGGAATAGTTGGCCAAATGAGTTGGATAATCAACCTTCCGGACCTGTTGCAGATGCGGGGAATCAGAATGATGTCTCTGGAAGTAGTAAGGTGGGTGAACCTGAGTCTGAGCCAGTTGTTCACTCATTGCAGGATCGGATTAAGTGGCTGGAGCAGCATGTGGTTAAGAAG GAGGAAGAGGTTGTTTCACTGCAGAAAAAATTGAGCATCAAAGATCAGGTTGATGTAGAAAGACCTATGAAAGAGAAGACACCAGCAGTGACATCTTCTCCTGAAAGCCCTTCTAAAAATGTGTCATTGACTGGTCGACCCAAGTTGGAGTGCCAGAGTAGTACCGTTACAGATTCTATTCCTCTTAAGAGAGCAACCTCAATCAGCATACAACAGACTGATAGAGTGGCTCCTTCGACTGTGTCATCCCAGAGTAATGGCATGTCCAATACTGATACTCAAAAGGCCGCTACTGCAAGACCAGCTGAAAAAGCCATGGCACAACAAGTACCGGTGGTGTCCAGGCCCTCCAGTGCACCTCTCGTTCCTGGTCCCAGGCCGCCAACGTCTACTGTTGTTTCAATGGTTCAAACATCTCCTCTGCTTGCCCGTTCGGTGAGTGCTGCTGGTCGACTAGGTCCTGATCCATCGCCAGCAACTCATAGTTATGTTCCCCAGTCATATAGAAATGCCATACTTGGTAACCATGTCCCGTCGGGATCAACTGGTTTCACACATACCAATTCCCACAGCTCAACAGTGAAACCATCTCCATCATACTCCCAACCACCAGCCTTGGTATCGACCCCTATGTTCATACCCCAGAGTCCTGAAGTGATGGATACAAACACAGTTAACTCAGGCTTCCCATTTGGCATGGTAACTCGGGATGTGCTGCATAATGGACCACAGTGGATGGAGAGTTCGCAAAGGGAATCAAGCAAAGGCATGAACTATGATCATTCGTCCTTGCTTAATGATCAAAGTTTTGATTTCTACCAGCCTTTGCATGGTGGGCAACGTGAACAGTTCTCCACTGAGTTGCCAGCTTGCACATCTGGTCGCCAGACCCAAGGTGTATCAGCAGATGACTTCCCCCACATTGACATCATCAATGATCTGCTGGATGATGAACATGGCTTTGGGGGAGCTATAGCAAGTTCAGTTTTTCACTCCTTCAACAATGGGCCGAACCATTTAACTCGCCAATTTTCTTATCCCGGTGATTTGGGCACATCTAGCGACATGGAATCTGCAACCAGCTCTTGTAGGTTTGAGAGAACACGGAGTTACCAAGATGATGGGTTCCAGAGGGGCTACACGTTAGGGGGCCATTTCGAATCACTTAGAGAATTTACTCCGCAAGCTGGTGCTCTACCGTATGTGAACGGGCAGATTGATGGGTTAATTCCTAACCAGTGGCAGATGGCTGGTTCAGATCTATCTTTACAAGGCATGAGGAATACTGAAAATGATGGTTACCCGTACTACAATCCAGATTATTCAAATATGGCATGTGGGGTGAACGGTTACACTGTATTCCGGCCTTCAAATGGTCAGTGA
- the LOC112198686 gene encoding glycine-rich protein 23-like, with amino-acid sequence MGVARGLAEGSGLGGLSRDGGCRRKLPCPVAGGLRQGSPEPMTVAWLGRFLGGSVWQRGFGGLGGSLGWHGYGGSGPIVEAAWLGGFCAVRGGRGGCGSGSVIGGAGG; translated from the coding sequence ATGGGGGTGGCTCGAGGTTTAGCGGAGGGGTCCGGGCTGGGTGGTTTGAGCAGGGATGGTGGGTGTCGACGAAAGCTTCCATGTCCTGTGGCGGGGGGGCTTCGTCAGGGATCTCCAGAACCTATGACGGTGGCGTGGCTAGGGCGGTTTTTGGGTGGATCGGTGTGGCAGCGGGGCTTTGGTGGTCTGGGAGGATCACTGGGGTGGCACGGCTATGGTGGATCTGGTCCGATCGTGGAGGCGGCGTGGCTAGGCGGTTTCTGCGCGGTTCGTGGGGGGCGCGGCGGCTGTGGGTCTGGTAGTGTGATCGGCGGCGCTGGAGGATGA